Proteins encoded by one window of Kribbella flavida DSM 17836:
- a CDS encoding ricin-type beta-trefoil lectin domain protein yields the protein MKTTARRIAVAAVVLVTAALAVPATARSTTAAAATAAPTTDTSTAQKNTSEFRGVNWADPRDNYASDEVVPSGLSTADDYPATYRRATGIVGEFRRELGANTVRLPINPSSVGTAWWASYRGAIDAATRQGFKVILSYWEAHDAKDGRVDDRAAFDAMWDTAVAAYRTNPRVYFEPMNEPFGYSLDEWVSLTSSWLAEHRDVPRGRVVISGTGYNDDVTGVGAARELKGTLLSLHFYGFWDDATTEAEWLANLRPRIGAYGSRTIIDEAGAPMTTGLNYGNHEGNVYTSYFGALTQTARELGMGVVYWPGLRTGDAYSLTTLVGEHDLEVTSESGLAQLQWGWGLQKDEPVNDLPPAPPGEVLRGVASGRCVDVPGFSTTNGTALDLWDCNGGGNQSWNLTADRQLTVYGTKCLTIGGDGSSAGSPAVITDCTGASTQAWQLNEDLSVSSVAHPELCLDAAGAGTGNGTPVDVWFCNGETNQQWTRS from the coding sequence ATGAAAACAACAGCCCGGCGGATCGCCGTCGCCGCGGTGGTCCTGGTGACCGCGGCACTGGCCGTTCCCGCCACCGCCCGATCCACCACGGCGGCGGCCGCCACGGCCGCACCGACCACCGACACTTCCACCGCCCAGAAGAACACCAGCGAGTTCCGCGGCGTGAACTGGGCCGACCCCCGCGACAACTACGCCTCGGACGAGGTCGTGCCGTCCGGTCTGAGCACCGCTGACGACTATCCGGCCACCTACCGCCGGGCGACCGGCATCGTCGGCGAGTTCCGCCGCGAGCTGGGCGCGAACACCGTCCGGCTGCCGATCAACCCGTCCAGCGTCGGCACCGCCTGGTGGGCGTCGTACCGGGGCGCGATCGACGCGGCCACCCGGCAGGGGTTCAAGGTGATCCTCAGCTACTGGGAGGCCCACGACGCGAAGGACGGCCGGGTCGACGACCGGGCGGCCTTCGACGCGATGTGGGACACCGCGGTCGCGGCGTACCGGACCAACCCACGGGTGTACTTCGAGCCGATGAACGAGCCGTTCGGCTACTCGCTCGACGAGTGGGTCTCGCTCACCTCGTCGTGGCTGGCGGAGCACCGCGACGTCCCGCGCGGCCGGGTCGTCATCTCCGGCACCGGCTACAACGACGACGTCACCGGCGTCGGCGCGGCCCGGGAACTGAAGGGCACTCTGCTGTCCCTGCACTTCTACGGCTTCTGGGACGACGCCACCACCGAGGCCGAGTGGCTGGCGAACCTGCGGCCGCGGATCGGCGCCTACGGTTCCCGCACGATCATCGACGAAGCCGGTGCGCCGATGACGACCGGCCTGAACTACGGCAACCACGAGGGCAACGTCTACACGTCGTACTTCGGTGCGCTCACCCAGACCGCGCGGGAGCTCGGCATGGGCGTCGTCTACTGGCCCGGCCTGCGGACCGGCGACGCGTACTCGCTGACGACGCTCGTCGGCGAGCACGACCTCGAGGTCACCAGCGAGTCCGGCCTGGCGCAGCTGCAGTGGGGATGGGGCCTGCAGAAGGACGAGCCGGTGAACGACCTGCCACCGGCCCCGCCCGGTGAGGTCCTGCGCGGCGTGGCGAGCGGCCGGTGCGTCGACGTCCCGGGGTTCTCCACCACCAACGGGACCGCGCTGGACCTGTGGGACTGCAACGGCGGCGGCAACCAGTCGTGGAACCTGACCGCCGACCGGCAGCTCACCGTCTACGGCACCAAGTGCCTGACCATCGGCGGCGACGGATCGAGCGCCGGCAGCCCGGCCGTCATCACCGACTGCACCGGAGCCTCCACCCAGGCCTGGCAGCTCAACGAGGACCTGTCGGTCAGCAGCGTCGCCCACCCCGAGCTCTGCCTCGACGCCGCCGGCGCCGGCACCGGCAACGGGACGCCGGTCGACGTGTGGTTCTGCAACGGCGAGACGAACCAGCAGTGGACGCGCTCGTAG
- a CDS encoding carbohydrate ABC transporter permease — protein sequence MSTTTSPLRPRRSPLLTGIMVLYLIYTLVPLVWLVLSATKTQADLLSSPGLWFGDHFALFANIKDTLTYDGGIFVRWLGNTLLYVVVGAGGATLLSTAAGYGLARYNFAGRRIVFAVLLGAVAVPGTALAVPTFLMFSDLGLTNTVWAIIIPSLVSPFGLYLMWVYAGEAVPPDLLEAARIDGAGEIRIFCTVALRLLAPGIVTVLLFAVVSTWNNYFLPLIMLSKPSLYPLTVGLTQWSNQATGVGARPIYNLVITGSLLTIVPLVVAFLLLQRFWQSGLTAGSVKQ from the coding sequence GTGAGTACGACGACGTCGCCGCTGCGGCCCCGGCGTTCGCCGCTGCTGACCGGCATCATGGTGCTGTACCTGATCTACACCCTGGTCCCGCTGGTCTGGTTGGTGCTCAGCGCAACCAAGACGCAGGCCGACCTGCTCTCCAGCCCGGGCCTGTGGTTCGGCGACCACTTCGCGCTGTTCGCCAACATCAAGGACACGCTGACCTACGACGGCGGCATCTTCGTCCGCTGGCTCGGCAACACGCTGCTGTACGTCGTGGTCGGCGCCGGCGGGGCGACCCTGCTGTCGACCGCGGCGGGCTACGGTCTGGCCAGGTACAACTTCGCGGGCCGGCGGATCGTCTTCGCCGTCCTGCTCGGCGCGGTCGCCGTACCGGGCACGGCACTGGCCGTACCGACGTTCCTGATGTTCTCCGACCTCGGGCTGACGAACACGGTGTGGGCGATCATCATCCCGTCGCTGGTCAGCCCGTTCGGCCTGTACCTGATGTGGGTGTACGCCGGTGAGGCGGTCCCGCCCGACCTGCTGGAAGCGGCCCGGATCGACGGCGCCGGCGAGATCCGGATCTTCTGCACCGTCGCGCTGCGGTTGCTTGCCCCGGGCATCGTGACCGTGCTGCTGTTCGCGGTGGTGTCGACCTGGAACAACTACTTCCTGCCGCTGATCATGCTCAGCAAGCCCAGCCTCTACCCGCTGACCGTCGGGCTCACCCAGTGGAGCAACCAGGCGACCGGCGTCGGGGCCCGCCCGATCTACAACCTGGTGATCACGGGGTCGTTGCTGACCATCGTGCCCCTCGTCGTCGCCTTCCTCCTTCTCCAGCGGTTCTGGCAGTCCGGCCTGACCGCGGGCAGCGTCAAGCAGTGA
- a CDS encoding protein-tyrosine phosphatase family protein, with amino-acid sequence MEGWDPEAPGVLRLPSGRLVRGRGLRHGLPAGQEPTFGVYLLGKTPPSVSWESRWVRWPDFRLPADHAEARKVLVEALERSADDRVEVACGGGKGRTGTALACLAVLDGVPASEAVAFVRANYDRHAVETPWQKRFVRNYAR; translated from the coding sequence GTGGAGGGTTGGGATCCCGAGGCGCCGGGGGTGCTGCGGTTGCCGTCTGGGCGGTTGGTGCGGGGGAGGGGGCTGCGGCACGGGCTGCCGGCTGGGCAGGAGCCGACCTTCGGGGTCTACCTGCTGGGGAAGACGCCGCCGTCGGTCAGCTGGGAGTCGCGGTGGGTTCGGTGGCCGGACTTCAGGCTTCCCGCCGATCACGCAGAGGCGCGCAAGGTTTTGGTTGAGGCGCTGGAGCGGTCGGCCGACGACCGGGTCGAGGTCGCCTGTGGGGGTGGCAAAGGGCGGACCGGTACGGCGCTCGCCTGCCTGGCCGTGCTGGACGGCGTACCGGCGAGTGAGGCGGTCGCGTTCGTTCGTGCCAACTACGACCGGCATGCGGTGGAGACCCCGTGGCAGAAGCGCTTCGTGCGCAACTACGCGAGGTAG
- a CDS encoding carbohydrate ABC transporter permease yields MFRASIEQKEGGDAMADSAVPRPRRAWLHRDTKGWIFVGPFLAVFALTFLAPIGYALYLSLYREQAFFGGTTFVGLANYADVLADAKFWEAFGRVALFLVVQVPVMLVLALLAALAIDSARLHAAGFFRIVIFLPYAVPGVVAVLLWGYLYGTNFGLAADLNDLFGGSAIQPLSQSWMLPSIANIVTWEFVGYNMLIFYSALRTVPEELYEAAAIDGAGTFRTVLAVKLPALRGAIVIATIFSIIGSFQLFNEPNILRTLAPNVITTYLTPNMYAYNLSFAGQQFNYSATVALVMGLITAVIAYVVQLRGSREAL; encoded by the coding sequence GTGTTCCGCGCGTCGATCGAGCAGAAGGAGGGCGGCGACGCGATGGCCGACTCCGCTGTACCGCGTCCCCGGCGCGCCTGGCTGCACCGCGACACCAAGGGCTGGATCTTCGTCGGCCCGTTCCTGGCGGTGTTCGCGCTGACCTTCCTGGCGCCGATCGGGTACGCGCTCTACCTCAGCCTGTACCGCGAGCAGGCGTTCTTCGGCGGCACCACGTTCGTCGGCCTGGCCAACTACGCCGACGTGCTGGCCGACGCCAAGTTCTGGGAGGCGTTCGGCCGGGTCGCGCTGTTCCTGGTCGTCCAGGTCCCGGTGATGCTGGTGCTCGCGCTGCTGGCCGCGCTCGCGATCGACAGCGCCCGGCTGCACGCGGCCGGCTTCTTCCGGATCGTGATCTTCCTGCCGTACGCCGTGCCGGGCGTCGTCGCGGTGCTGCTGTGGGGCTACCTCTACGGCACCAACTTCGGCCTCGCCGCCGACCTCAACGACCTGTTCGGCGGCTCGGCGATCCAGCCGCTCAGCCAGAGCTGGATGCTGCCGTCGATCGCGAACATCGTCACCTGGGAGTTCGTGGGTTACAACATGCTGATCTTCTACTCGGCCTTGCGTACCGTGCCCGAGGAGCTCTACGAGGCCGCCGCGATCGACGGCGCCGGCACGTTCCGCACGGTGCTCGCGGTCAAGCTGCCGGCCCTGCGCGGCGCGATCGTGATCGCCACCATCTTCTCGATCATCGGCAGCTTCCAGCTGTTCAACGAGCCGAACATCCTGCGCACGCTGGCACCCAACGTGATCACCACCTACCTCACCCCGAACATGTACGCCTACAACCTGTCCTTCGCGGGCCAGCAGTTCAACTACTCCGCGACGGTCGCCCTGGTGATGGGCCTGATCACGGCGGTGATCGCGTACGTCGTCCAGCTGCGTGGCTCCCGGGAGGCGCTGTGA
- a CDS encoding LacI family DNA-binding transcriptional regulator translates to MAAEGTPVRRRRGASMADVARVAGVSGQTVSRVANGRHNVDAATRDRVLAAMREVGYRPNGAARALRNGQFRSIGVIVFELSSFGNTRTLDAIATAATTSGYSVNLLPVLDATQGAVSTAFTRLGEQAVDGVIILIEAHQLDEAEVMLPEGLPVVVVDSSAHYDYPIVDTDQAQGARLATEHLLDLGHRTVWHLGGPPSSFAADRRLRSWQQTLTDRGCPVPPVLVGDWSPRSGYETGLTLAGDPDVTAIFVANDQMALGLLRALHEKGRSIPGDISVVGFDDTAESAHFWPPLTTIRQSFAEVGRRSVDALIHEIHAGEHHHQPVAVPTELIIRNSTAPPRR, encoded by the coding sequence ATGGCAGCGGAGGGCACTCCGGTACGGCGTCGCCGTGGCGCGTCGATGGCCGACGTCGCGCGGGTGGCTGGCGTGTCCGGCCAGACCGTGTCCCGGGTCGCGAACGGCCGGCACAACGTCGACGCGGCCACCCGCGACCGGGTGCTCGCCGCGATGCGCGAGGTCGGCTACCGGCCGAACGGCGCGGCCCGGGCGTTGCGCAACGGGCAGTTCCGCAGCATCGGCGTGATCGTCTTCGAGCTGTCCAGCTTCGGCAACACCCGCACCCTGGACGCGATCGCGACCGCCGCCACCACCAGCGGGTACTCCGTGAACCTGCTGCCGGTGCTCGACGCGACCCAGGGAGCGGTGTCGACGGCGTTCACCCGGCTCGGGGAGCAGGCCGTCGACGGCGTCATCATCCTGATCGAGGCGCACCAGCTCGACGAGGCCGAGGTGATGCTGCCGGAAGGGCTACCGGTGGTCGTCGTCGACTCCAGCGCGCACTACGACTACCCGATCGTCGACACCGACCAGGCGCAAGGTGCCCGCCTGGCGACCGAGCACCTGCTCGACCTCGGCCACCGGACCGTCTGGCACCTGGGCGGGCCGCCGTCCTCCTTCGCCGCCGACCGCCGCCTGCGCTCCTGGCAGCAGACCCTGACCGACCGCGGCTGCCCCGTGCCGCCGGTCCTGGTGGGCGACTGGTCTCCCCGCTCCGGCTACGAAACCGGCCTGACGCTGGCCGGCGACCCGGACGTCACCGCGATCTTCGTCGCCAACGACCAGATGGCCCTCGGCCTGCTCCGCGCCCTGCACGAGAAGGGCCGGTCGATCCCCGGCGACATCAGCGTCGTCGGCTTCGACGACACCGCCGAGTCCGCCCACTTCTGGCCACCCCTGACCACCATCCGCCAGTCCTTCGCCGAGGTCGGCCGCCGCAGCGTCGACGCCCTCATCCACGAGATCCACGCCGGCGAACACCACCACCAGCCCGTCGCCGTCCCCACCGAACTGATCATCCGCAACAGCACCGCCCCACCGCGTCGGTGA
- a CDS encoding ABC transporter substrate-binding protein — protein MSTTHRRGARRFMLAAAAVTAASVLLAACGGSDQTDSSSQPQGSAQAVDEALTKGGTITYWSWTPSAEAQVKAFEKQYPNVKVNYVNAGTGNDHYTKLQNVIKAGSGAPDVAQIEYQALPQFALPGSLVDLRQYGFDSLESAYTASTWSAVHAGDGLYGLPQDSGPMALFYNKEVFDKYGLTVPKTWDEFIAAGKKLHQADPKKYITNDTGDAGFATSMIWQAGGKPFGTDGKNVTINLADEGTKKWTGTWNQLVTGGLVASIPGWSDEWFKALGDGTIATLPIGAWMPGVLESSVKAGAGKWRVAPLPTYDGQPATAENGGSAQAVLKQSANPALAAAFVRWLNHGEGVKPFLASGGFPSTVADLKDPAFVDKKSAYFGGQPVNQVLTAAAGTVVKDWSYLPFQLYANSIFGDTVGKAYQAKSDLDPGLKAWQDALVTYGNQQGFQTNG, from the coding sequence ATGAGCACCACTCATCGGCGCGGCGCGAGGCGGTTCATGCTCGCCGCCGCTGCCGTCACCGCCGCGTCGGTCCTGCTGGCCGCGTGCGGAGGATCGGACCAGACCGACAGCAGCAGCCAGCCGCAGGGCTCGGCCCAGGCGGTCGACGAGGCACTGACCAAGGGCGGCACCATCACCTACTGGAGCTGGACGCCGTCCGCCGAGGCGCAGGTGAAGGCGTTCGAGAAGCAGTACCCGAACGTCAAGGTCAACTACGTCAACGCCGGAACCGGCAACGACCACTACACCAAGCTGCAGAACGTGATCAAGGCCGGCTCCGGAGCGCCCGACGTCGCGCAGATCGAGTACCAGGCGCTGCCCCAGTTCGCCCTGCCCGGCTCGCTGGTCGACCTGCGCCAGTACGGCTTCGACAGTCTCGAGTCCGCCTACACCGCGTCGACCTGGTCCGCCGTGCACGCCGGCGACGGCCTGTACGGGCTGCCGCAGGACTCCGGGCCGATGGCGCTGTTCTACAACAAGGAAGTCTTCGACAAGTACGGCCTGACCGTGCCGAAGACCTGGGACGAGTTCATTGCCGCCGGCAAGAAGCTGCACCAGGCGGACCCGAAGAAGTACATCACCAACGACACCGGTGACGCCGGCTTCGCCACCAGCATGATCTGGCAGGCGGGCGGCAAGCCGTTCGGCACCGACGGCAAGAACGTCACGATCAACCTGGCCGACGAGGGCACCAAGAAGTGGACCGGCACCTGGAACCAGCTGGTCACCGGTGGCCTGGTGGCGAGCATTCCCGGCTGGTCCGACGAGTGGTTCAAGGCCCTCGGCGACGGCACCATCGCGACGCTGCCGATCGGCGCCTGGATGCCCGGCGTGCTGGAGTCGTCGGTGAAGGCCGGCGCGGGCAAGTGGCGGGTCGCCCCGCTGCCGACGTACGACGGACAGCCGGCCACCGCGGAGAACGGCGGCAGCGCCCAGGCCGTGCTCAAGCAGAGCGCGAACCCGGCGCTGGCGGCGGCGTTCGTCCGCTGGCTCAACCACGGCGAGGGCGTCAAGCCGTTCCTGGCCAGCGGCGGCTTCCCGTCGACCGTCGCCGATCTCAAGGACCCGGCGTTCGTGGACAAGAAGAGCGCGTACTTCGGCGGGCAGCCGGTCAACCAGGTGCTGACTGCGGCGGCCGGCACGGTGGTCAAGGACTGGAGCTACCTGCCGTTCCAGCTGTACGCCAACAGCATCTTCGGCGACACCGTCGGCAAGGCGTACCAGGCGAAGTCCGACCTGGATCCCGGGCTCAAGGCCTGGCAGGACGCGCTGGTGACGTACGGCAACCAGCAGGGCTTCCAGACCAACGGCTGA